A genomic segment from Pseudoduganella chitinolytica encodes:
- a CDS encoding TonB-dependent receptor, translated as MHPTKRTLMSLAVASACSLVALSAYAQAGAAAADTNVTAGASGAAGSTVSGGDQIPEVKVTATRYSTSLLKTPLAVSAFSQEQLTRKGATSLKDLAGEIPNVVIQNTGLDSAVQITIRGITSTNFTETGDPAVGFHVDGMYSPRPQGAQALMFDVDQVEVLRGPQGTLFGRNSTGGSVNVIAAKPDFSGNYGKADIDIGNYRKKQVSLVQNVKVNDKLALRGTFMKVTRDGYANQMRDLSEANAPQLGWVPDGKPDVDQRFNKVIGKDKFYTNQDQWAARLSALYKISDDLTFKAAYEHFQDNGAGGAAFRDCDASAGTRYACAPNTGKWDLLVNVPGEVDMQIRTLRTGLSWTINPTTTFDYTFQVADQKRAEITDDDMGMQHAAPFQINGAYPNTPDGNWGTWPLTDSFHRTLSSRYFSTVHEAQLKQTLGNVQYVAGLFWMHERNRIDYEMTNTIQKPHGDVGSVLYHQPNRQVDAKAAFAQADWKFMPTWTATLGARYSIDSKEDKGGEVYGANWKGDPAYYNGLFSQGTPGTPGFRVHNGTDLTDAMGGSVAAYRLYGAPTSNDHKETWRKVTWRVGLQKQMTPNQMAYASVSTGYKAGGFADKTDSCNYHLCADGKPGVVTFLPYGPEQVTNFELGYKGKFLDNRLSLSATAFWMKYKDMQLTGTYFINQIIPDDGLPCPTDQPKCDVYEAWRTINVGKVDIPGLELEWDYRPWRGARFGGGFAYINTDVHDFREFSDDYQCDIRTELGQTPCPPAYTGPDKALQGRRLYNIDGNHLPNTPKYQVNLSFSQEFALANGYRITPYVKVNWRDKAYFDLRNSEFDVVGRYQKAYALTDASVRLDSPNGNWHAELYVRNAGDKHAAQARESVFGGFMKAYYVEPRMFGFRVGAEY; from the coding sequence ATGCATCCCACCAAGAGAACCTTGATGAGCCTGGCCGTGGCCAGCGCTTGCAGCCTGGTCGCGTTGTCCGCCTACGCCCAGGCGGGCGCCGCGGCAGCCGACACCAACGTGACCGCCGGCGCTTCCGGTGCCGCCGGGAGCACTGTCTCTGGGGGCGACCAGATCCCGGAAGTCAAAGTGACGGCGACCCGCTATTCGACATCGCTGCTGAAGACGCCGCTGGCCGTGTCGGCCTTCAGCCAGGAGCAGCTGACGCGCAAGGGCGCCACCAGCCTGAAGGACCTGGCCGGCGAGATTCCCAACGTCGTCATCCAGAACACGGGCCTGGATTCGGCCGTGCAGATCACCATCCGCGGCATCACCTCCACCAACTTCACGGAGACGGGCGATCCGGCCGTGGGCTTCCACGTGGACGGCATGTACTCGCCGCGCCCGCAAGGCGCCCAGGCGCTGATGTTCGACGTCGACCAGGTCGAGGTGCTGCGCGGCCCGCAGGGCACGCTGTTCGGCCGCAACTCCACGGGCGGCAGCGTCAACGTCATCGCCGCCAAGCCCGACTTCTCGGGCAACTACGGAAAGGCCGACATCGATATCGGCAACTACCGCAAGAAGCAGGTCTCGCTGGTGCAGAACGTCAAGGTGAACGACAAGCTGGCCCTGCGCGGCACCTTCATGAAGGTCACGCGCGACGGCTACGCCAATCAGATGCGCGACCTGTCGGAAGCGAACGCGCCGCAACTGGGCTGGGTCCCGGACGGCAAGCCGGACGTCGACCAGCGCTTCAACAAGGTGATCGGCAAGGACAAGTTCTACACCAACCAGGACCAGTGGGCCGCGCGCCTGTCCGCGCTGTACAAGATCAGCGACGACCTGACGTTCAAGGCCGCCTACGAGCACTTCCAGGACAACGGCGCCGGCGGCGCCGCCTTCCGCGACTGCGACGCTTCGGCCGGCACCCGTTATGCGTGCGCCCCCAACACGGGCAAGTGGGACCTGCTGGTCAATGTGCCGGGCGAAGTGGACATGCAGATCCGTACGCTGCGCACGGGCCTGTCGTGGACCATCAACCCGACCACCACCTTCGACTACACGTTCCAGGTCGCCGACCAGAAGCGCGCCGAGATCACCGACGACGACATGGGCATGCAGCACGCCGCGCCGTTCCAGATCAACGGGGCCTACCCGAACACGCCCGATGGCAACTGGGGCACGTGGCCGCTGACGGATTCGTTCCACCGCACGCTGTCGTCGCGTTATTTCTCCACCGTGCACGAAGCCCAGCTGAAGCAGACGCTCGGCAACGTGCAGTACGTGGCGGGCCTGTTCTGGATGCACGAACGCAACCGCATCGACTACGAGATGACGAACACGATCCAGAAGCCGCACGGCGACGTGGGCTCCGTGCTGTACCACCAGCCGAACCGCCAGGTCGACGCCAAGGCCGCGTTCGCGCAGGCCGACTGGAAGTTCATGCCGACGTGGACGGCTACCCTGGGCGCCCGCTACAGCATCGACAGCAAGGAAGACAAGGGCGGTGAAGTGTATGGCGCCAACTGGAAGGGCGACCCGGCCTACTACAATGGCCTGTTCAGCCAGGGCACGCCCGGCACGCCGGGCTTTCGCGTCCACAACGGCACCGACCTGACGGACGCGATGGGCGGCAGCGTCGCCGCCTACCGCCTGTACGGCGCCCCGACGTCGAACGACCACAAGGAAACCTGGCGCAAGGTGACGTGGCGGGTGGGCCTGCAAAAGCAGATGACGCCGAACCAGATGGCCTATGCCTCCGTCTCGACGGGCTACAAGGCTGGCGGCTTCGCCGACAAGACCGACAGCTGCAACTACCACCTGTGCGCGGACGGCAAGCCGGGCGTGGTGACGTTCCTGCCGTACGGCCCGGAACAGGTCACCAACTTCGAGCTGGGCTACAAGGGCAAGTTCCTGGACAACCGGCTGTCGCTGTCGGCCACCGCGTTCTGGATGAAGTACAAGGACATGCAGCTGACGGGCACGTACTTCATCAACCAGATCATCCCGGACGACGGCCTGCCCTGCCCGACCGACCAGCCCAAGTGCGACGTGTACGAAGCCTGGCGCACCATCAACGTGGGCAAGGTGGACATCCCGGGCCTGGAACTGGAATGGGACTACCGGCCGTGGCGTGGCGCCCGCTTCGGCGGCGGCTTCGCCTACATCAACACGGACGTGCACGACTTCCGCGAGTTCTCCGACGACTACCAGTGCGACATCCGTACGGAACTGGGCCAGACGCCCTGCCCGCCCGCCTACACGGGTCCGGACAAGGCACTGCAGGGCCGCCGCCTGTACAACATCGACGGCAACCACCTGCCGAACACGCCGAAGTACCAGGTCAACCTGTCGTTCTCGCAGGAGTTCGCGCTGGCCAACGGCTATCGCATCACGCCGTATGTCAAGGTGAACTGGCGCGACAAGGCCTACTTCGACCTGCGCAACTCCGAGTTCGACGTGGTCGGCCGCTACCAGAAGGCCTACGCGCTGACGGACGCCTCGGTGCGCCTCGATTCGCCGAACGGCAACTGGCACGCCGAGCTGTACGTGCGCAACGCCGGCGACAAGCATGCCGCGCAAGCGCGCGAATCCGTGTTCGGCGGCTTCATGAAGGCGTACTACGTCGAGCCGCGCATGTTCGGGTTCCGGGTGGGTGCGGAGTACTGA
- a CDS encoding GIN domain-containing protein: MTHSIHPAVLIRTLILGLLWLCPALGRADDGNETRPVDARVERVRLDGVIDLRIRQGDVASLKISGDRRYLDKVTCVQTGDTLQLDTEIQGARMGRPSLRADLVLPRLRELVSEGLGASEVSGFTGDELDVTLDGAGSMKLVAAYRRLRANLGGVGSMNVWVKDGDEVALDLRGAGYVTIGGRSRLLRASLGGLGGLNAQQFDADSVDIDLSGLGNATVNARTNLSLDLSGLGSVTVYGKPLNRKVSVDGLGRVSWK, translated from the coding sequence ATGACCCATTCCATCCATCCTGCCGTACTGATCCGGACACTGATCCTGGGCCTGCTGTGGCTCTGTCCGGCCCTGGGCCGCGCGGACGACGGCAACGAGACCCGCCCGGTCGATGCCCGCGTCGAGCGCGTGAGGCTGGACGGCGTCATCGACCTGCGCATCCGCCAGGGCGACGTGGCGTCGCTGAAGATCAGCGGCGACCGGCGCTACCTCGACAAGGTCACATGCGTGCAGACGGGCGACACGCTGCAGCTGGACACGGAGATCCAGGGCGCCCGCATGGGCCGGCCGTCGCTGCGGGCCGACCTGGTGCTGCCGCGGCTGCGCGAGCTGGTGTCGGAGGGCCTGGGGGCCTCGGAGGTATCCGGCTTTACGGGCGACGAACTGGACGTCACGCTGGACGGGGCGGGCAGCATGAAGCTCGTCGCCGCGTACCGACGACTGCGGGCCAACCTGGGCGGCGTGGGCAGCATGAACGTGTGGGTCAAGGACGGCGACGAGGTGGCGCTGGACCTGCGCGGCGCCGGCTACGTGACGATCGGCGGGCGCAGTCGCCTGCTGCGCGCGTCGCTGGGCGGCCTGGGCGGCCTGAACGCGCAGCAGTTCGACGCCGACTCGGTCGACATCGACCTGTCGGGCCTGGGCAACGCCACCGTCAACGCGCGCACGAACCTGAGCCTGGACTTGTCCGGCCTGGGGTCCGTGACCGTGTACGGCAAGCCATTGAACCGCAAAGTAAGCGTGGACGGGCTGGGCCGGGTCAGCTGGAAGTAG
- a CDS encoding tetratricopeptide repeat protein, whose amino-acid sequence MKKLERTIVAIATALVLTLHGSALAGFVEGATAYNNRNYAVAYKEILPLAKGGNADAQHLLGLMYYMGRGVKQDYKQALAWHRKAGLQGKADAQYVVGAMYYTGNAVIQDHRQAVHWFRMAAEQGHAQAQQVLGLMYRYRIGGMPQDNVIAYMLWNLAAASGNVNAAEQRGAVIKHMTEEQIEEGQALSAAWKPGKPLPRSSRTGAGG is encoded by the coding sequence ATGAAAAAACTGGAAAGAACGATCGTGGCGATCGCCACGGCCCTGGTGCTGACCCTGCACGGCAGTGCGCTGGCCGGCTTCGTCGAAGGCGCCACCGCGTACAACAACCGCAACTACGCCGTGGCCTACAAGGAGATCCTGCCGCTGGCCAAGGGCGGCAACGCGGACGCGCAGCACCTGCTGGGCCTCATGTACTACATGGGCCGCGGCGTCAAGCAGGACTACAAGCAGGCGCTGGCCTGGCACCGCAAGGCCGGGCTGCAGGGCAAGGCGGATGCGCAGTACGTCGTCGGCGCCATGTACTACACGGGCAACGCGGTGATCCAGGATCACCGCCAGGCCGTGCACTGGTTCCGCATGGCGGCCGAACAGGGCCACGCGCAGGCGCAGCAGGTGCTGGGCCTGATGTATCGCTATCGCATCGGCGGCATGCCGCAGGATAACGTCATCGCCTACATGCTGTGGAACCTGGCCGCCGCCAGCGGCAACGTCAACGCGGCCGAGCAGCGCGGCGCCGTCATCAAGCACATGACGGAGGAGCAGATCGAGGAAGGCCAGGCGCTGTCGGCCGCGTGGAAACCGGGCAAGCCGCTGCCGCGCAGTTCGCGCACCGGGGCCGGCGGATGA
- a CDS encoding DUF4291 domain-containing protein, which yields MTPFPLRQIRAVHDDATIRVYQAYSNEIAEAALAHGTFMSPPFKRERMTWIKPSFLWMMYRAGWGYKDPGQQRILAIDISRAGFAWALQHGCPSHPEEGMSQADWRALKQASPVRIQWDPERDLLLQPLPHRAIQVGLSGEAVRLYVDEWIQAVSDVTPLAHDIHALVEQGRLEEAAALLPVERPLA from the coding sequence ATGACGCCGTTCCCGTTGCGCCAGATCCGGGCCGTGCACGACGACGCTACCATCCGCGTCTACCAGGCCTACTCGAACGAGATCGCGGAGGCGGCGCTGGCGCACGGCACGTTCATGTCGCCGCCGTTCAAGCGCGAGCGCATGACGTGGATCAAGCCGTCGTTCCTGTGGATGATGTACCGCGCCGGCTGGGGTTACAAGGACCCCGGCCAGCAGCGTATTCTTGCCATCGACATCAGCCGCGCCGGCTTCGCGTGGGCCTTGCAGCACGGCTGCCCGAGCCATCCGGAGGAGGGCATGAGCCAGGCCGACTGGCGGGCCCTGAAGCAGGCGTCGCCCGTGCGCATCCAGTGGGATCCGGAGCGCGACCTGTTACTGCAACCGCTGCCGCACCGGGCCATCCAGGTCGGCCTGTCTGGCGAGGCGGTGCGGCTGTACGTCGACGAATGGATCCAGGCCGTGAGCGACGTCACCCCGCTGGCCCACGACATCCATGCGCTGGTCGAACAGGGCAGGCTGGAGGAAGCGGCGGCGCTGCTGCCGGTGGAGCGGCCGCTGGCGTAG
- a CDS encoding type VI secretion system Vgr family protein yields the protein MNLNDLTAALAGLSQANRPIRLRLAQRDGVLDDVLMVQHVSGGETICGGIEYRLLCVSLRADLPLKELVALPAAVEFVTDRGELHALCGIVAETAAGHSDGGLATYRLVLRDALALMDQRTNTRVFRQRSELDIASVILDEWRQRNPVLARAFDVDWSHVTGTYPAREFTMQHNESDAAFLRRLWQRRGIAWFIRPGSASTPADADAPMHTLVLFDDGFRLEQNIAGTVRFHRDAATEERDAITAWGAVRSLRPGALARHSWDYVQARTMAANTASCIDQGTMGNDFAAGLDDHLVEVPHAGSDGDDYRALGELRMQRHEYESKRFQGEGSVRTLGVGQWFALAGHPEIDRHPPTGREFIVTSLAIDAANNLPKQLDDRVRRLFVASG from the coding sequence ATGAACCTGAACGACCTGACCGCCGCGCTTGCCGGCCTGTCGCAAGCGAACCGTCCCATCCGGTTGCGGCTGGCCCAGCGCGACGGGGTGCTGGACGACGTGCTGATGGTGCAGCACGTCAGCGGCGGCGAGACAATCTGCGGTGGCATCGAGTACCGTTTGCTGTGCGTCTCGCTGCGGGCCGACCTGCCGCTGAAAGAGCTGGTCGCCTTGCCGGCCGCGGTGGAGTTCGTGACCGACCGGGGCGAGCTGCATGCGCTTTGCGGCATCGTGGCGGAAACGGCGGCCGGCCACAGCGACGGCGGCCTGGCCACCTACCGGCTGGTGCTGCGCGACGCGCTGGCGCTGATGGACCAGCGCACCAACACCCGGGTGTTCCGCCAGCGCAGCGAGCTCGATATCGCCAGCGTCATCCTGGACGAATGGCGCCAGCGCAATCCCGTGCTGGCCCGGGCGTTCGACGTCGACTGGTCGCACGTGACGGGCACGTACCCGGCACGCGAATTCACGATGCAACACAACGAATCGGACGCCGCGTTCCTGCGCCGGCTGTGGCAGCGGCGCGGCATCGCCTGGTTCATCCGGCCGGGGAGCGCGAGCACGCCTGCCGACGCCGACGCGCCGATGCATACGCTGGTCCTGTTCGACGATGGCTTCAGGCTGGAACAGAACATCGCCGGGACGGTGCGCTTCCACCGCGACGCCGCCACCGAGGAGCGCGACGCGATCACGGCGTGGGGCGCCGTGCGCTCGCTCAGGCCGGGCGCGCTGGCGCGCCACAGTTGGGACTACGTGCAGGCGCGCACGATGGCGGCCAATACCGCGTCCTGCATCGACCAGGGCACGATGGGCAACGACTTCGCCGCGGGCCTGGACGATCACCTGGTCGAAGTGCCGCACGCCGGCAGCGATGGCGACGACTACCGTGCGCTGGGCGAACTGCGCATGCAGCGCCACGAATACGAATCGAAGCGCTTCCAGGGCGAGGGCAGCGTGCGCACGCTGGGCGTGGGCCAGTGGTTCGCGCTGGCCGGTCATCCCGAGATCGACAGGCATCCGCCGACCGGGCGCGAGTTCATCGTCACGAGCCTGGCGATCGACGCCGCCAACAACCTGCCCAAGCAGCTCGACGATCGGGTACGGCGGCTGTTCGTGGCCAGCGGTTAG
- a CDS encoding DUF2345 domain-containing protein, giving the protein MHEASAERGTRYANRFTCVRRGTPIVPAFDPRTDLPRPRLQSALVVGPAGEEIHCDELGRIKVRFPCTRAEDHDHAQGAGASDSERDSAWVRVASSWAGERWGALALPRVGTEVIVDFLGGDPDKPIVVAQVYNGVARPAAFSHVGTLPANRCVGGIVSKEVQGGRCNQLRLDDTPGQISAQLASEHAHSELNLGWLTDPRSDGRGEPRGEGAELRSDGAVAIRGAAGVLVSAAAGDTQLARAETTGLMEALQMVQQELSRLSSTHHAGETDGTRLRQLGGYLRQWEAGSNTQAGGEGGAPVVAVAGPAGVALTANDNVAIGAQTDIDVVSLGSTQLSVGKKLLARALDSISLFAHRLGIQLIAASGKLELQTHTDDIEVTSSKRIVLTATDEIVLQAPKIRFVAQGAQVELGGGVITQQSSGTHTIKSSEFAHVGPGDGEVPAAPPPTSQTAHDQQTVLRWIGTDEPMKQQRYRITTEDGRVIEGRTDGDGKTERFNIEIPFGRYTVEALNEQD; this is encoded by the coding sequence TTGCACGAAGCGAGCGCCGAGCGCGGCACCCGCTACGCCAACCGTTTTACCTGCGTGCGACGCGGTACGCCGATCGTGCCGGCGTTCGACCCGCGCACGGACTTGCCGCGCCCGCGGCTGCAAAGCGCGCTGGTCGTGGGACCGGCCGGCGAGGAGATCCATTGCGACGAGCTAGGCCGCATCAAGGTGCGTTTTCCCTGCACCCGCGCGGAAGACCACGACCACGCACAGGGCGCCGGTGCCAGCGACAGCGAGCGGGACTCGGCATGGGTGCGCGTCGCCTCCAGCTGGGCGGGCGAACGGTGGGGAGCGCTGGCGCTGCCGCGCGTGGGCACGGAAGTCATCGTCGATTTCCTGGGCGGCGATCCGGACAAGCCGATCGTCGTCGCGCAGGTCTACAACGGCGTCGCGCGCCCGGCGGCGTTCAGCCACGTCGGCACATTGCCTGCCAACCGCTGCGTGGGCGGTATCGTCAGCAAGGAAGTGCAGGGCGGCCGCTGCAACCAGCTGCGGCTGGACGATACGCCAGGGCAGATCAGCGCCCAACTGGCCAGCGAACATGCGCACAGCGAATTGAATCTCGGATGGTTGACCGACCCGCGTAGCGACGGCAGAGGCGAGCCGCGCGGCGAGGGCGCGGAACTGCGCAGCGACGGGGCGGTGGCGATCCGTGGCGCTGCCGGGGTGCTGGTCAGTGCCGCGGCCGGCGACACGCAGCTGGCCCGCGCCGAGACCACGGGGCTGATGGAGGCGCTGCAGATGGTGCAGCAGGAGTTGTCGCGCCTGTCGTCCACGCATCATGCGGGCGAGACCGACGGCACGCGCCTGCGCCAGCTGGGCGGCTACCTGCGGCAATGGGAAGCGGGCAGCAATACGCAGGCCGGCGGGGAGGGCGGCGCACCTGTCGTCGCTGTCGCGGGACCGGCTGGCGTGGCCCTCACCGCCAACGACAACGTCGCGATCGGCGCGCAGACGGACATCGATGTCGTCAGTCTCGGCAGCACCCAGCTGTCGGTCGGTAAGAAGCTGCTGGCCCGTGCGCTTGACAGCATCAGCCTGTTCGCGCACCGGCTCGGCATCCAGCTGATCGCCGCCAGCGGCAAGCTGGAACTGCAGACGCATACGGACGATATCGAGGTCACGTCGTCGAAACGGATCGTGCTGACGGCAACGGATGAAATCGTGCTGCAGGCGCCGAAGATCCGCTTCGTGGCCCAAGGCGCACAGGTCGAGCTGGGCGGCGGCGTCATCACGCAGCAAAGCAGCGGCACGCACACGATCAAGTCGTCCGAATTCGCGCATGTGGGGCCAGGTGACGGCGAGGTGCCCGCCGCTCCGCCGCCGACAAGTCAGACGGCACACGACCAGCAAACGGTGCTGCGCTGGATCGGCACGGACGAACCGATGAAGCAGCAGCGTTATCGGATTACGACGGAGGATGGGCGCGTCATCGAAGGCCGCACCGATGGGGATGGGAAGACCGAGCGTTTCAATATCGAGATTCCGTTCGGGCGCTACACGGTCGAAGCGTTGAACGAACAGGACTGA